In one window of Ostrinia nubilalis chromosome 19, ilOstNubi1.1, whole genome shotgun sequence DNA:
- the LOC135081296 gene encoding putative nuclease HARBI1, translating into MNAINAIVHLANNADPARRRKLYRQRSNPFDLRDLNFKIKYRFNKDTVRTIIDLVEDDLVQSARGGGTCPELQVLVAIRCWGRREVQDDAGDLHGLSQPTVSRICARVAHAIANKANSFIKMPITIGEQERISAKFRAIKNFPGVIGAIDCTHIKIKKTGGDMAQYYINRKGYYSLNVQVVCDADLKIMDIVARWRGSTHDSRIFMESNIKQRFEDRQFRGRLIGDSGYPLLPYLFTPILRPSRPEEEAYNNAHISTRNTVERCFGVWKQRFQCLLHGLPVSLQNGKAVIIALAVLHNIAIDMNDTLLEQHMEQVPVTPQLSTENSVHDNRPSLLRRRSQLILQNFINQHF; encoded by the exons atgaatgctataaatgcaattgtgcatttagccaataatgccgacccagcgcgacgtagaaagctctaccgccaacgaagcaacccattcgatttgcgggacctaaattttaaaataaaatataggttcaataaggacacagtgcgcaccatcatagatttggtggaagatgatctggttcagagcgctagaggtggtggcacgtgtcctgaactgcaagttttagtggccataagatgttggggacgtcgtgag gtacaagatgatgctggtgacctccatggcctaagtcagccgacagtgagccggatatgcgccagagtcgcgcatgcaatcgcgaataaggcaaattccttcatcaaaatgcctatcactataggagagcaggaaagaattagtgccaaatttagagcaattaaaaattttcctggggtgataggagccatagattgcacccacattaaaattaaaaaaaccggaggtgacatggcccagtactatattaatagaaaaggctattattccctgaatgttcag gttgtctgtgatgctgacctcaaaataatggatatagtggctagatggcgaggcagtacacatgacagtcgaatttttatggagagcaatataaaacaacgatttgaggataggcagtttagaggacgccttattggcgattcgggctaccctcttctgccatatctatttacacctattttaaggcctagtcgtccagaagaagaagcatacaataatgctcacatctcaactaggaacactgttgaaaggtgttttggggtgtggaagcagcggttccaatgcctactccatggcttaccagtaagcctccaaaatggaaaagctgtgatcatagcattggctgtattacataatatagccattgatatgaatgacacattgttag aacaacatatggagcaggtccctgtaactccgcaactttcgacggagaacagtgttcacgacaaccgaccttcattgttgaggcgtaggtcgcagttgatactacaaaattttataaatcaacatttttga